ACCTTCTCCACTTACATAGTCTCTCATCCACACTGGTTGTCGTCTAACTCGTCCTTCGATGGCAGTCATCTCAGTCTGGTCATTATGATCTGATTCCTTGCTTTCCAGTGTTGGTTCATCGGCCTCATCATTCCTCGGATCTCCTTCTTCATTCATGTCCCACTCGAGATCAGCCATGATTGTTTCTTGGTGATGGTCACTCCAGTCCCAAGCTTTGTTTTCTTCAAAAACAACATCCCGACTTATCACTATCTTCCTAGAACCTGGATTGTACAGATGATATGCCTTGGATTCCTCACTGACTCTGAGTAGAATACACTTCATACTCTTGTCATCGAGCTTGATTCTCTTGCTAACAAGAACATGCACGTGTGCTAAGCAACCAAAAACCCTGAAGTGCTCCACTGATGGTTTAGAGCCATTCTAGGCTTCTTCTGGCGTCATACTCCTCACTGCTAGGGTTGGACTTCTGTTGAGCACATGAATGGCCCAATTACCTGTTTCTGGCCAGAAGGTTCTTGGAATTTTCTTCTCTGTAAGCATGCTTCGAACCATGTTCATGATGGTTCGATTCTTCCTCTCCACgacgccattttgttggggagtgTAAGCAGCTGTCAACTGCTTTTGAATTCCATGCAtgttgcaaaaatctgtgaacTCGTGTGAAGTGAATTCACCCCCACGATCTGTACGTAGAGTCCTATGCTTGGGCTAGTTTCCTTTTCAACCCTAGTCTTGAAACTTTTGAAAATACTAAGAGCTTCTGACTTCTCAACCAAATAGTACACTCATGTTTTCCTACTATAATCATCAATGAAACTAATTAGATACCTCTTTTTTCTGTTGGAGATTGGATTGATAGGCCCACATATGTCTGCATGCACGAGTTGAAGAATCTGAGATGCTCTCCACGTACTCTTCTTTGGAAATGGATCTCGTTGTTGTTTTCCCACCAGACATTCTTCACAAACTTGCATGTATGTTTGGAATTTTGGTAAGCCCTTCACCATACTCTTTTGTTGAAGGACTTGTAGACCACTCCAACCCAAGTGTCCATATCTGTGATGCCATAATTGATGTTGATCGTCTGTAATCATGTTGAAACATTTATGCCCTTGTAATTGTGTGCGTACCTGCAAGATAAACATGTGATTTTCTGCCATTGTGGTCTCCCAAATCTGTCCTCTTTCTGGATGATAAATCCTGCACTTGCCACTTTTGATAAAAATGGCAAGACCCTTCTCTTGCAACTGACCAATGCTCAgtaaattgttttttaaatcCGGTACATAGAACACTCCAGTGATGACTTGCATGATTCCATTGACCTCCATTCGAATATTTCGCATTCCTATCACGTCCAAGCTTGAGTTGTTCCCCAACTTCACAGACTTCCTGAAAGTGTCGTCCAAATCTATAAACAGCTCCTTCTTACCACACATATGATTGATGCATCCCGAGTCCAGGAACCATAATTCTTCCTTGTTATCTTCCTTGATATCCATGTAGGCTATCAATAACATTTCATCATTAGTTTCTGCATAAAAGCCTTTTGAATCCTTCCCCTTCTTAGGACATTACCACTGAAAATGTCCAAGTTCATAACAGTGGTAACATTTGAGGGTAGTCTTGTCAGGGCCATTTCTACCCCTTCCTCGTCCTCTTCCTCGGAAACTACTGCGTCCCCCTCGCCCACCTTGGTGAATATCATAAGTAACCTTTACAGCTTGCTCATCCGATGTATGTCTCCCCATCCTTTGTTCGTGTACAAGCACGTTGCTTTGCAGTTCATCAATGGACAGGATGTCGAGATCATTTGATTCTTCGATGGAACATACCACATAGTCATATTTAGTAGTCATTGATCGCAGAATCTTTTCGATGACCACCACATCTTCCATCTTTTCCCCATGAATCCTCATCTTGTTGGCTATGGTGAGAGTACGTGCAAAGTACTCATTCATTGATTCCCCTTCCTTCATATGCAGAATCTTAAACTCTTTTCGAAGAGCTTGTAACTGTGCACGCTTGACTCTTGCCGTGCCTTGGTACTTCTGCTTCAAGGAGTCCCAGATGTCCTTCGCGGTATCTTTCTTCAATATTGTCTCCAGGATTGATCGATCAATGGTCTGGAACAAGTAATTCTTAGTCTTCAAATCCTTTAGTCGCTGATCTTCAACAGTTTTCTTCTGTCCATCTGTGAGATCACACTCATCTGCTACTGTAGGAATGCCTGTCTCCACCAAGCTTCAATATTCTTTGGAGCGCAAGAAGTTCCCTATGAGCATGCTTCAATGATCATAGTGTCCATCAAACCTTGGGATTGTAGGTTGCACAAAATTGCTTTCAGTCGTCATGGTGCTGTTTTAAACGATGAAAATAACTTCAATCAGGCCCCGTGgtggggctctgataccaaatgttgaaaaccctAAGTTGAACACTCACAAAAGATCACGTAAACATATATTTGCTAGAACACTCAAATGCCTGGGAGAATGTCTCTGTTTATTCAAAGTGTAAACATGTCTTTTAAATAGCcttacaaagagaattgaaagcTAAAAATATGCAGCCCACGTTTCACAACCCTAACAATGTGGTACAAGACTAAATCAAACTCAAAAAACTTATCCCTAAAGACTAGGAGACCTAACCCTAACGGCTAGGAAACCCTAACAACTTCAACataaggatcatcccacacataaaaccgagccttttttttaagtttatcacgttggtgcttattTAGGTTGCTtagaacttgtttagacaccaaataattcactaaatcaacataccatggctcacttacctcgatggatagcagctgctcatctaGGAATGTCTCTGGGATAGGCACAACATCTtcttcatgcaccatacggctcaagtggtcagccaccacgttttcacttcctttcttgtcccggatttcgatattgaactcttgaagtagaagCATCCAGtgaataagccttggtttg
This genomic stretch from Pyrus communis chromosome 2, drPyrComm1.1, whole genome shotgun sequence harbors:
- the LOC137724971 gene encoding uncharacterized protein produces the protein MDIKEDNKEELWFLDSGCINHMCGKKELFIDLDDTFRKSVKLGNNSSLDVIGMRNIRMEVNGIMQVITGVFYVPDLKNNLLSIGQLQEKGLAIFIKSGKCRIYHPERGQIWETTMAENHMFILQLTAAYTPQQNGVVERKNRTIMNMVRSMLTEKKIPRTFWPETENKAWDWSDHHQETIMADLEWDMNEEGDPRNDEADEPTLESKESDHNDQTEMTAIEGRVRRQPVWMRDYVSGEVTNGRNNTWELIEMPPEGKIVWVKWIYQTKFNEKGEVDKYKAHLVTKGYSQQYGVDYAEVFAPVAQLDIVRVILSLAARNDWTAPQAWYSRIESYFMKEGFEKCPHEHTLFVKRGGKMLIVCLYVDDLIFTGNDESMFKDFKHSMMTEFDMTDLGRMSYFLGLEVIQRSEGIYVSQRKYAQEVLERFNMDQCNAVHNPIVPGFKLMKDEEGVEVDNTLYK
- the LOC137724972 gene encoding uncharacterized protein, producing the protein MLLLQEFNIEIRDKKGSENVVADHLSRMVHEEDVVPIPETFLDEQLLSIETGIPTVADECDLTDGQKKTVEDQRLKDLKTKNYLFQTIDRSILETILKKDTAKDIWDSLKQKYQGTARVKRAQLQALRKEFKILHMKEGESMNEYFARTLTIANKMRIHGEKMEDVVVIEKILRSMTTKYDYVVCSIEESNDLDILSIDELQSNVLVHEQRMGRHTSDEQAVKVTYDIHQGGRGGRSSFRGRGRGRGRNGPDKTTLKCYHCYELGHFQW